The DNA window GGGGGATCGGCGGAACCGAGACCGGGAACGTTCGAACTCCCCGGTTAAACATCAGCGACCTGCAGGCGATGACCGTGCCCCTCGTGTCGGCAGACGGGCAGCGCGTCATCGCCGACTACCTCGACCGCGAGACTGCCAGCATCGACACGCTCATCGAGGAGCAGCAGCGCCTGATCGAGATGCTGCGGGGACGCCGTAGGGCTGTCGTTGAGCAGGCCGTCTTCTCCGGGCTTGACGGTGGTCCCATGACGATCAACGCTGAGTCGTGGCTTCCTCCGACCCCGTCCCACTGGCGGGTCGTCCAACTCGGTTTCGTGAGTGACACCGTCGCGGGCTATCCGTTCCCCAGCAATGGCTTCAGTGCCGATGAGGATCATGTTCGTCTGCTACGTGGAGTGAACGTAAAGCCCGGGAGGATCAACTGGGCCGACACCGTCTACTGGGATGTCGAAGCGACGGCTGTTCCGAGTGAGTTCGTACTCGAAGTCGGCGATCTTGTATTCGGCATGGACCGCCCGTTTGTGGGAGGCGGCGTGCGTGTCGCAGCGGTCTCCGGAAACGATCTTCCGACGCTGTTGCTTCAGCGGGTCATGCGTATCCGGCCCATCAGCGAGGCTGGACGTGGATACATGCGTTACGTCATGTCGACCGATGCGTTTCTCACCTACTTGGAGCCACAGTTCACGGGCGTGAGCGTGCCCCACGTCAGCGAGTGGCAGGTCCGGAAGTTCAAGATGCCATTCCCTCCGCTTGATGAGCAAAAAAGCATCGCCGCCTACCTGGACGGGCAGACCGCGAAGATCGACGTGTTGCTCGAAGAGACCGAGCGATTCATCGCGATTGCCCGCGAGCGTCGGGCGGCGCTGGTCACGGCGGCGGTGACGGGGCAGATCGACGTACGGGAGATGGTGTGATGGCGGATCACAACGAGGTCGTCTTCGAGGCCGAGATCTGCGAGTACCTGGCCGACCACGGGTGGCTGTACTCGCCGAACGACGCCGGTTACGACCGGGAGCGGGTGCTGTTTCCCGAGGACCTGTTCGCGTGGCTGGAGGAGACGCAGAATCCGGCGTACGAGAAGGCTTTGAAGGCCGCAGGTTCGAAGGCGAAGTTCCTCGACGTCTTGACGACAGTGCTCGACAAGCCACTTGAACATGGTGGCGGGACGCTGAACATCCTGCGTAAGGGGGTGCAGTACATCGGCGGTGGCTTGCTGAAGGTGGCGCAGTTTCGCCCCGAGACCAGCCTGAATGCGACTACCAACGAACTGTACGCCGCGATGCGCGTGCGGGTGATGCGGCAGGTTCACTTCTCTACCGCTGACCAGCGCAGCCTCGACCTGGTCTTCTTCGTCAACGGGCTCCCGGTCGCGACAGTGGAGCTGAAGACCGACTTCACCCAGTCGCTGGATGAGGCGGTCAATCAGTACCGCAGGAACCGGCACCCGTTGACCAATGGGCGTCCCGAGTCGCTGCTGTCGTTCGGGCATCGGGCCCTGGTGCACTTCGCGGTCTCCAACGATCTGGCTGCGATGACCACCCGGCTCGAGGGCGAGACGACGCATTTCCTGCCGTTCAACGTGGGTCACGACAGTGGTGCGGGGAATCCGCCAGGTGAGGATGGGTGGTCGGCGACTGCGTACTTGTGGGAGCGGATCTGGGAGAAGGACGCCTGGCTCAACATCATCGGCCGGCTGATGATCGTGGAGACCAAGGAGGAGTGGGACGTCGCCACCGGCACGTCGGTGCGGCGTACGAGCATGCTCTTCCCACGGTTCCACCAGTGGGAGGCCGTGACGAACATCGTGGCCGCGGTGAGCGAAGAGGGTGTGGGGCAACGCTACCTAATCGAGCACTCGGCAGGCTCGGGGAAGACGAATACCATCGCCTGGACCGCCCATCGGCTGGCGCGGCTGCACGTGAACGACGACAAGGTCTTCGACTCGGTCATCGTGGTCGTGGACCGCACCGTGCTCGACGGGCAGCTCCAGGATGCGATCCGGCAGCTGGACGGATCGAGCAACATCGTGGCCACGATCAGCCCGGAGGACGTCCGAAAGGCGGGAGCGAAGTCGAAGTCCGGGTTACTGGCGACCGCGCTGAAGAACGGTGAGCTGATCATCGCGGTGACCGTGCAGACCTTCCCGTTCGCCCTCGACGAGATACGGGCCGACAAGGGTCTGAAGGGCAAACGGTTCGCGCTGATCGCGGACGAGGCGCACTCCTCGCAGTCCGGCC is part of the Tenggerimyces flavus genome and encodes:
- a CDS encoding restriction endonuclease subunit S, coding for MNGSVRLKWLLSQSDARAGARAETLPLLSVSISWGVRRRQESETTTRAASEDLSNYKLCRAGDLVINRMRAFQGALGIAPEDGIVSPDYAVLRVDPKVDKRWLNYLLTSGPTVATMASLVRGIGGTETGNVRTPRLNISDLQAMTVPLVSADGQRVIADYLDRETASIDTLIEEQQRLIEMLRGRRRAVVEQAVFSGLDGGPMTINAESWLPPTPSHWRVVQLGFVSDTVAGYPFPSNGFSADEDHVRLLRGVNVKPGRINWADTVYWDVEATAVPSEFVLEVGDLVFGMDRPFVGGGVRVAAVSGNDLPTLLLQRVMRIRPISEAGRGYMRYVMSTDAFLTYLEPQFTGVSVPHVSEWQVRKFKMPFPPLDEQKSIAAYLDGQTAKIDVLLEETERFIAIARERRAALVTAAVTGQIDVREMV